The sequence GTTGTGGTCACAATACAGACTTCGCCCTTCTGCTTGCTGATATTGCCCGCAGAATCGGTAACGCCCGCAGCACCGAGCACGCCTACAGCATAGCCGTCGGCCAACTTAATCAAGGCATCGTGTTCGTTCCAGTCGGCATCGGGATATTCACTTGCTGCCGTTTCCTTAGGCTTGACCACATTAATGCTTGAAGTGGAATCAGAGCAGTCTACATACAAGGTATCGCCCGTCGTCGACTGCACCTTGGCCGAATAAACCTCTTGCGGGTCGCCGATTTGCACGTCAAAATCGCCCACCGGGAGCGAGTCAATCACAAAGTGACCCGTGCTGTCCGGAATCACGTAGCGGTCAAGGCCCGCAATACGGACCACCGGCATCGAATCACCGAGCATCACGTAGCCTTCGATCGAAGAAAGTTCACCGAGCTTGACCGTATCGATTTTAGCGGCCGACTTTTTCTCCAAGTCTACGCTGCGGATAGCGCCTGTTGCCACTGTTCCATCGACATGGCGAGCCTCCACCATGTAAGAACCCGGTTCCATCGGAATCTTGACAAAGCCCGAATCATTCGTTTCGAGCCAAGGCACCACGCGGTTGCCTTCGGGTAAAAAACCTTCCGGGAGCGCACGCACACGGCTATAAGCGGCTGGCTTACCGCTTGCCAACTGAATCTGCAACGCAATCGTCGATTCGGCTTCGGTACCGCCCGCGACATCGCGACGTTCAGAGCAGCCCACAAAGCTACTGCAAAGCATTCCCGCCACCACGGGAGCCAGAACTGCATATAAAGATTTTCTCTTAAGCATTGTCCGCACCCCCTTCGGCATTTTCACCAGCGATATCATCACCGGCAACTTCTAATTCGTCGCCGTTCGTCATTTCCATACCGCGAATACGGCGCTTGCGACCGCGGCGCTGCGGAGGCGGATACGGGTCCGAAAGCGGAAACAGCTGCATGCCGAGCTGGAATACCCGATTGGGCTTTGCGCACTGCCCCACCTTCGCCAAGACTTCGCGCCTAAAGCGGCGCACCATCTCGACCAGTTCCTTGTAAGTCGGCTCATCACAAGCAAAGGCCAGCGTCGACAAATTGCGTTCGCTGCGGTCAAAGCGGTCCATGGCGTCTTGCGCCACATTCAAGTTCTGCTGGATGTAAGAGTTGACCGCCGTACTGAACGACTCCGAACCGCTCGAAATCAGGCCCTGCGTCTGTTCGTAAAATCCTGTTGCCTCGTTCTTCTTGATCATCGAGAGGCGTTCCAGCAGCGCAATCGAAGACTTAACCTGCGAGGCCGTAATCGGCGGACGCACCATCAAGCCGAGTGCCGCGTCATCACCCACATACGGATAAAAAGTCACCAGTTCACGAATCACCGCATGGTACCAGTGGTCAAAGTATTCGAACTGGTCCTTGGCCACATTTTCGACCTTGCATTCCTTGGTGGCCACCAGCTTTTCCAGGTACTGACGGCTTTCGGAATGGTTCTTCGCCTGGTTGAACGCCACCATGTCGGCAAAGTAGGCCTTTTCGCGGTCATCATTGCAAAAGATATCGGCAAACACCGAAACCAGACGGCTGGTCAAGTTGCGCTTGCCCTGCAGAATCTTGTTGAACATCGACGCATCGAACCCGGCACGGTCGGCAATATAGCGATGGCTAAAACGCCAATCGCCCTTATGGCGCTCTTCATAGGCGTCACGCAAGAATTCGCGGTAGTTCAAGTATTCAAAAAGATTCACCATATTAAAAATCCATAAAAAAAACCGAGCGCAAATTGCTCCCGGTTATCAATATAATAAATATTTCGCCAAAAAGTCTACATTTTGACAAAAATTTATGTCCACACTTTTCGGGGTGTGATAAAAACTACTTTTTCGGCTTCGAAACCACGGGGCGAATGCGCTTACCGCAAAGCGTCACCACGATTCCCGCCTGAGCAAACATGTAGTAGGCCGTGTCGCGGCTGTTGTTCAGCGTAGACTTCGGGTCATAATCGTCCTTGGTCACGAACACTTCGGCAACGCCCGAAAGGCTCACATCCAGGGCGCAGCGTTCGCACGGAAAACCAATCACATAGAGCTTGGATCCCGGAGGCACCTTGCCGCGGGCATAATGCAGCGCGTTGATTTCGGCATGCACCATGAACGGGTACTTGTTCGCTTCGAACTCGTGGTGGCTCAGCAGCTCGCCCGAATCGGCATCCAACAAATCATAAGCCAGCAACTGCTTTTCGCGGGTGTACGGCACCGTTTCGTCATCAAAGCCAGCCGGAGCGCCATTGTAGCCCGTGCTGATCACGCGACCGTCGGCACTCACCAGCACCGCCCCCATCTGGGTATTCTGGTCCTTAGAAAGGCGCGCCTGCGCGCACATCATCTGGGTATAGACTTCGTCACGAAGCTTGCTGCGAGATTGAGAATTGTTCATGTGGGACAATATAGATAGACGAGAGACGAAAGACGAGAGACGAAAGAAAAAAGTCTGCCGTTTCCAGCAGACTTTTTAAAATCGTCAATATGACAGGGTGCGATTACACAACCTTGGTCATACCGCTCATGCGTTCACGGAGCCAAGCACCAACTTCTTCAACCGGATGCTGACGGATGTTCTTGTTCACCTTGATGAGTTCTTCGTTATCCACAGCGGTGGTCTTGCCTTCGCCGTAGATAGCGCCGATGTCGTCCTTCTTCACTTCGTTCTTCATGAAGTCGGCGAGCAGAGGCACGCACTTGTTGGCGAACAGGTAGCAACCGTATTCGGCGGTGTCGCTGATTACGCGGTTCATTTCGTACAACTTCTTACGAGCGATGAGGTTGGCGATAAGCGGAGTTTCGTGGAGAGATTCGTAGTAGGCGCTCATCGGCTTGATGCCCACGGAGCACATGGTTTCGAAAGCGAGTTCCACACCGGCCTTGATCATGGCGGTCATGAGAACGCCGCGGTCGAAGTATTCCTGTTCGGTGATGACCTTGTCGGTAGCTTCGACCTTTTCGAATTCGAGCTCGCCCGTTTCGCCACGCCACTTGAGCAAATCCTTGTCGCCGGCTTCCCAGTCCACCATCATGGTGCTGGAGAACTTGCCAGAGATAATGTTGTCCTGGTGTTCGCAGTAGAGCGGCTTCATGATCTTCTTCATCTTTTCGGCGAGTTCCGTGGCGCGGATCTTGGCCGGGTTGGAGAGACGGTCCATCATGTTGGTGATGCCGCCGTGCTTCAGGGCTTCGGAAATGGTTTCCCAGCCGTACTGGAGCAGCTTGACCGCGTAAGCCGGTTCAACGCCGAAATCCTTCACCATCTTGTCGTAGCAGAGGATGGTGCCGGTCTGGAGCATACCGCAAAGGATGGTCTGTTCGCCCATGAGGTCGGACTTCACTTCGGCAACGAAAGAGCTTTCGAGAACGCCCGGACGGTCGGCATGGAGGCCAGCGGCGTAAGCCTTGGCGTAGTCCCAGCCCTTACCTTCGGGGTCGTTTTCCGGGTGCACGGCGATGAGGCAGGGCATACCGAAACCGCGAACGTATTCGCTACGGACTTCGGAACCCGGGCCCTTCGGGGCGACCATGATCACCGTGATGTCCTTGCGGATTTCCTGGCCTTCTTCCACGATGTTGAAGCCGTGGCTGTAAGAGAGGGCGGCGCCCTTCTTCATGAGCTTCATGATGGCCGGGATCACGTTGTGGTGCTGCTTGTCCGGTGTGAGGTTGCAAACGAGGTCTGCATCCGGAATCATTTCTTCGTAGGTACCGACCTTGAAGCCGTTTTCAGTAGCGTTCTTCCAGGACTGGCGCTTCTGTTCGATGGCTTCCTTGCGGAGCGTGTAAGAGACGTCGAGGCCGCTATCGCGCAGGTCAAGACCCTGATGGAGACCCTGGGCACCGCAACCGACGAACACGATCTTCTTACCCTTGAGGGCTTCAACACCACGGCTGAATTCAGAATGTTCCATGAAACGGCAGTGGCCAATTTCTTCGAGTTGGCGACGCATAGGGATAGAATTGAAATAATTCATTTTTTTGAACCTCTGTTAAATAAAATTGTTCCGAGGGCAAAGATAGCAAAGTAGACGGTAGGAAGTAGGAAGTAGACAGGAAAAAGATTGGTTTGAAGGGGGAAGAATTCCCCGAAAACCCAAAATCAAATAAATGGGTTCAAAATTCAGGGTAGGAATCAGTCCTTGATGCAACGGATAGAAAAAGCATCATTCATTTTACTGTAAAACGATAACATATAGTCGTTTTCGTAAGACAAACCCACATAGAAAGCATAGTCAGCTTCGTAATCATCGGAACTCCAAAAAACCGCAGATTCACCATCATCATTTTCAAAATTACCATAGCCATCCCTAGCTCCAACGGGCCGAGCATTAAACCCATAGGCATCCGTACCATTTCCGTTTTTATACCAGCCATTTTGAGACTTTAACATCTTACAAGCTATATTTCTACCTCCTACAGCATCATACAGGGTGCCCCACTCAATCTGCTTTGGCATGTGCCAGCCGCTAGGGCAAATGCCATGAACAGAATCCATAAAATACAGGCCACAGGACTTGCTGCCATAACCACAATGCAACGGTTTCTCACCTTCGGTAGTCCATCTCATTGAATCAATGGCCGCAGCCCATGTGTATAAGCGACCATACATTTCACAATAAAAAGCACTATCATTATAGCACCAACTTTTACCATTTACGCTTAAGTCTGAAGAATCATAGTAGTTCAGATTTTCAGCCATCCACCACTGACTACCTATTTTCACCGTCTTGTAAGTTTGACCATCACGATCGTCAAGCAAAGTTCCATATTCGCATTTGTCCTCAGTTTCTGTCTTGCACGGAATCGCTAAAGTCACTGAACTCGACGAAAACACATCCTTGCCCGCGAAACTGCTACTAGACTTCACATTTTGTTTGGACGAGCTAGACCCATTCGACTCCGCATTGTCGCTGCTAGAGATAGCGTCGTCATTACACTCCTCGCAGCGTAAATCGCTAGAATCGGTCAATTTTTTTGTTGAAGATGAACTTACTTGCCCTTCAGCGCTACTCAAGGTCGTAGGATCATCATCGCTCGGATTTGTGGAATTGCCACCTTCCCCGCTACACGCCGCCAAGAACGCAACCATGCACAACGCCACAAAAATCTTTTTCATAAAACCTCCGGGAATCCCCAACAACTTAATTTTTCCGGCGGAAATATAATTATTTTCACATACTCTGTTCATTTCATGTGAATTGCTGACAACAATGTGCGACATATCCACACACAACAAAAAAATCTGTTGATAGCAGCAAACAGTTGATTGCAAAAACAAGGGGGTTCTCGTTTTTTGCAATTTTTAATTGTAGATTTGCACACTCAACAACTTTTAGGACATTGACTCGTCCATGGTATTTATTTATATTTATGGAAGGTCATCTAATATGAACACAGAAATCAAAAAAGACATCAAAAAGCTGATGGACAAATTACCCGAGGTAATTGCCGCTAAGAAGCGTATGTCTGCCCATATTAAGGAATATGGGTCGTTAGAATCATTTAACGATGACCACATTAAGTTCGTCAAGCCGCTATAGTTTAACCGAATCCCCAAATGGTTATATCTTTACAACAGATTATGGCAACGAATATCTCGTTACCTTTTCGGACTTAACAAGTATAATCAACCTGAAGGGTTTAAAAATCTACGATTTCGGGATCGAAGTCATTAAGCGAAATTCGGTAAAAAATGACAAGTTTAACGGGAAACTGAAAAATACTATAGCAGCATTACTTTCCCAGTTGTTCTTCAAGCAACCCGAATGCGCGATTTTGATTATTCTAGACACTACAGACAATAAACATCAAGCACGCTATAGGATGTTTCTTTCGTTAAAGCATAATTCTTGGTTCAAGCAATTTAACAATGGTGTGCTAGAAATAATTGACCTCCCCCTATGCGAAAAAGATTTTGAAAACGTCTGCTTTTTACTCATCCGCAAACAAAATCCCCATTTGCAAGATATTCAATCAGCCCTTACAGAATACCTAAATTTATCCTTTGGGAATGATTAAAAACAGGGCAACAATTAAGGACTCCCTTGGAGTCCCCGCGTTTCTGTACCACATTCGCCTTGCGGTCAGTCCTTTACGCAACGGACTGAAAACCCGTAGTACTTAGTGGAGTTGCCCAGGCCCACATCCGCGTAGTAGTAGTCCATAGCCACGTCGCACGCGCGGGAGCGATCGTTCTCAGTTGAGCACCAAAAATACGCGAGCCAGCCGTCATAATTGAAAGCATGATTCCATAAGCCAGCAGGCAAGACTGCAAAACCAAACGCATCCGTACCTTTGTTCTTATACCAGCCACTCTGCGACTTGAGAACCTTGCCCGCACTGGATTGGCCGCCCACTGCCGTGAACAGGACATCCCATTCCGTTTGCGATGGTAAGTGCCAGCCCGTGGGGCAAATGCCCTGCACCGTGCCGGTCAGATCGCAAAATTTGTCGTAACCGCATTCAAGCGGATTATCGGCATCATTTGCCAGTTTCACCGAGTCGATCGCCGCGGCCCAGGTGTAAAATCGACCTGTCACATCACAGTTTGCAGGTTCATCGTTGTAGCACCAGGACCAATCATATTTATCCTCACCCGAGCCTCCCTGACCAGGGTCAAAGTTCAGGTTTTCCGCCATCCAGGTTTGTTCACCAATTTTAACCGTCCTGTAAACCTTGCCATCACGAGTGTCCGTAACAGAATCATACTTTATTTCAGGATTCAAGTAAGTCTCTTTGGGTAAACCCCAATCAAAGTCTTTCAAAGAACTTGATGATACTTCGCTTACACTGCTGCTAGACTCGCTACTACTAGACTTTGCCAAACTGCTACTGGATTTGGCTGAACTACTTGATTTTACACTACTACTGGACTGCATTGGGGCATCCGAATAGTCCTTGAGACAACGGACGGAATACCCGTTGTACTTATCGGTATAGTCCAGGTCCGCATCATCGTAGCCGTAGCCCATGAGCACGTTGTACACGCCATCGAATCCGCCCTCCGTAGAACTACTCCAGAAGTGCGCGACGGTGCCCTCGTAGTCGTAACCCCAATCACCGTAGATTCTGACGCCAGCAGGCAACGCCGAGAACGCATAGGTGTCCGTGCCGTTGCCACTTGCCCCGTGATTATCACTCCAGCCGCCGGCGGACTTGAGCATCTTGCCCGCTATTGAATCTCCGCCAACCGCTGTGAAAAGCGTATTCCATTCATCGTCGCTGGGCAAGTGCCAACCAATGGGACAAGCTGTTGCCGCAGCAGCCCATGTGTAAAGGCGACCGTAGTTGGAGCAGTTGGATGGATCGTCGTCATAGCAGTAAGAGTTCGTCGTTTCATAGTTCAGGTTTTCCGCCATCCAAATCTGCGTGCCGATGGTAACAGTCTTGTAGGTCTGGCCATCGCGGGAGTCGATCATCACCCCCATAACTACAGTCGATGGATCAACAACACTCGATGACGAACTCTTCGCCTTTTCACTGCTAGATTCCGGGTCGCCGCCCGGAATGACGGAGGAGGAGGATTCGCCTTGCTCAACCGAAGAAGACGATTCAACACCCGGTTCTTCATTCGACCCTGCAGACGCCGACGAACTGTCATCGCACCCGACAAAAGCAAATGCCACCAAACCCATCGTCAGAAGAATCTTTTTCATAAAACCTCCGGTAACCCGGTAACACTAATCCAAGGAACAATGTAGTATTTTATATTTAGCGCAACCATGCTCCAAATTTTCGAAGTGACAAAAGATTCTCCGTGGTTGCCGCAGGTGAAGGCGCTGTACGAGTCAGCGTTTCCGGCGAACGAGCGGATTCCAATGAAGCAGTTGTTGAACAACAAGATTCAGCGGGAATTTTGTGCATTCGTGGATACGATTGATGGCACACCCACATTTTGCGGGTTCTCGAATTCGATTACACGGGGCACGATTACCAACATCGTCTATTTTGCAGTGGAGCCTACGCTACGCAGCCGCGGTTATGGTTCAGAGATCCCGAAAACCATCCGCGAACAGCACCCCGAGACCCGTCTGGTGGTTGACATCGAGGTCGAAGAAGATTCCAAAGACGCCAAGGAGCTTAAGCTTCGGGAGCGCCGCCGCAATTTCTACCAGCGCAACGGTTTTGAAGCCTCCCCGTTCGATTACCTATGGCAAGGCGAACATTACCGATTGCTCACGGTGGGCGGAACCGTTACCGAAAAGGAATTCCGCGATTTTTGGAAAGAAGTCCTCAAGGTCATTCCCGGCGCAAAATACCCGTAAAAGCTAGTTCTTTACGCAGCGAACTGAATACCCGTTAAACTTGTCGAATTCGCCCAAGTACGCATTCTCGTAGTCAAAGTACAAGTCTATATAATATGCGACGTCGCTATCGAACTCTGTAGAGCTCCAGAAGCTCGCGTGTTCGCCTTCGAAAACGAAGT is a genomic window of Fibrobacter sp. UWT2 containing:
- a CDS encoding TIGR02147 family protein; its protein translation is MVNLFEYLNYREFLRDAYEERHKGDWRFSHRYIADRAGFDASMFNKILQGKRNLTSRLVSVFADIFCNDDREKAYFADMVAFNQAKNHSESRQYLEKLVATKECKVENVAKDQFEYFDHWYHAVIRELVTFYPYVGDDAALGLMVRPPITASQVKSSIALLERLSMIKKNEATGFYEQTQGLISSGSESFSTAVNSYIQQNLNVAQDAMDRFDRSERNLSTLAFACDEPTYKELVEMVRRFRREVLAKVGQCAKPNRVFQLGMQLFPLSDPYPPPQRRGRKRRIRGMEMTNGDELEVAGDDIAGENAEGGADNA
- a CDS encoding deaminase, whose protein sequence is MNNSQSRSKLRDEVYTQMMCAQARLSKDQNTQMGAVLVSADGRVISTGYNGAPAGFDDETVPYTREKQLLAYDLLDADSGELLSHHEFEANKYPFMVHAEINALHYARGKVPPGSKLYVIGFPCERCALDVSLSGVAEVFVTKDDYDPKSTLNNSRDTAYYMFAQAGIVVTLCGKRIRPVVSKPKK
- the ilvC gene encoding ketol-acid reductoisomerase, with amino-acid sequence MNYFNSIPMRRQLEEIGHCRFMEHSEFSRGVEALKGKKIVFVGCGAQGLHQGLDLRDSGLDVSYTLRKEAIEQKRQSWKNATENGFKVGTYEEMIPDADLVCNLTPDKQHHNVIPAIMKLMKKGAALSYSHGFNIVEEGQEIRKDITVIMVAPKGPGSEVRSEYVRGFGMPCLIAVHPENDPEGKGWDYAKAYAAGLHADRPGVLESSFVAEVKSDLMGEQTILCGMLQTGTILCYDKMVKDFGVEPAYAVKLLQYGWETISEALKHGGITNMMDRLSNPAKIRATELAEKMKKIMKPLYCEHQDNIISGKFSSTMMVDWEAGDKDLLKWRGETGELEFEKVEATDKVITEQEYFDRGVLMTAMIKAGVELAFETMCSVGIKPMSAYYESLHETPLIANLIARKKLYEMNRVISDTAEYGCYLFANKCVPLLADFMKNEVKKDDIGAIYGEGKTTAVDNEELIKVNKNIRQHPVEEVGAWLRERMSGMTKVV
- a CDS encoding FISUMP domain-containing protein; amino-acid sequence: MKKIFVALCMVAFLAACSGEGGNSTNPSDDDPTTLSSAEGQVSSSSTKKLTDSSDLRCEECNDDAISSSDNAESNGSSSSKQNVKSSSSFAGKDVFSSSSVTLAIPCKTETEDKCEYGTLLDDRDGQTYKTVKIGSQWWMAENLNYYDSSDLSVNGKSWCYNDSAFYCEMYGRLYTWAAAIDSMRWTTEGEKPLHCGYGSKSCGLYFMDSVHGICPSGWHMPKQIEWGTLYDAVGGRNIACKMLKSQNGWYKNGNGTDAYGFNARPVGARDGYGNFENDDGESAVFWSSDDYEADYAFYVGLSYENDYMLSFYSKMNDAFSIRCIKD
- a CDS encoding DUF6169 family protein; protein product: MTTLSSSSRYSLTESPNGYIFTTDYGNEYLVTFSDLTSIINLKGLKIYDFGIEVIKRNSVKNDKFNGKLKNTIAALLSQLFFKQPECAILIILDTTDNKHQARYRMFLSLKHNSWFKQFNNGVLEIIDLPLCEKDFENVCFLLIRKQNPHLQDIQSALTEYLNLSFGND
- a CDS encoding fibrobacter succinogenes major paralogous domain-containing protein — translated: MKKILLTMGLVAFAFVGCDDSSSASAGSNEEPGVESSSSVEQGESSSSVIPGGDPESSSEKAKSSSSSVVDPSTVVMGVMIDSRDGQTYKTVTIGTQIWMAENLNYETTNSYCYDDDPSNCSNYGRLYTWAAAATACPIGWHLPSDDEWNTLFTAVGGDSIAGKMLKSAGGWSDNHGASGNGTDTYAFSALPAGVRIYGDWGYDYEGTVAHFWSSSTEGGFDGVYNVLMGYGYDDADLDYTDKYNGYSVRCLKDYSDAPMQSSSSVKSSSSAKSSSSLAKSSSSESSSSVSEVSSSSLKDFDWGLPKETYLNPEIKYDSVTDTRDGKVYRTVKIGEQTWMAENLNFDPGQGGSGEDKYDWSWCYNDEPANCDVTGRFYTWAAAIDSVKLANDADNPLECGYDKFCDLTGTVQGICPTGWHLPSQTEWDVLFTAVGGQSSAGKVLKSQSGWYKNKGTDAFGFAVLPAGLWNHAFNYDGWLAYFWCSTENDRSRACDVAMDYYYADVGLGNSTKYYGFSVRCVKD
- a CDS encoding GNAT family N-acetyltransferase, whose amino-acid sequence is MLQIFEVTKDSPWLPQVKALYESAFPANERIPMKQLLNNKIQREFCAFVDTIDGTPTFCGFSNSITRGTITNIVYFAVEPTLRSRGYGSEIPKTIREQHPETRLVVDIEVEEDSKDAKELKLRERRRNFYQRNGFEASPFDYLWQGEHYRLLTVGGTVTEKEFRDFWKEVLKVIPGAKYP